A section of the Bacteroidales bacterium genome encodes:
- a CDS encoding efflux RND transporter periplasmic adaptor subunit — protein sequence MENTIKTLGVIIITALFFSACKEQITEEKTEKKVKVKTTKIVEKEISIPVHCSGKLSSKTESKLSFKTGGIISNIFVDEGQTVKKGQVLAKLNLSEIQAQVNQAKLGLEKAKRDFKRANNLYKDSVATLEQLQNATTALNIAKSNVEIAEFNLQFSTIKAPSNGKILKRIAEKNEIIGSGYPVFFFGSTENDWVVRVNITDKDIFLIKLKDNAEIKFDAYTNKIFPATVSEIGNSADPYTGTYEVELTLKPTNTKFASGLIARVDIFPLNKEKYCLVPINALIEGSETIGYIYKVINSKPEKLKIEIHHIDNEFLYVSKGINPGTEIIIEGVNYIDNGSEVEIVN from the coding sequence ATGGAAAACACAATTAAAACACTTGGAGTAATAATAATAACAGCATTGTTTTTTAGTGCTTGTAAAGAACAGATTACAGAAGAAAAAACTGAAAAAAAAGTAAAAGTTAAAACAACAAAAATTGTTGAAAAAGAAATATCAATACCTGTTCATTGCAGTGGAAAATTATCTTCAAAAACAGAATCAAAATTAAGTTTCAAAACAGGTGGTATTATCAGCAATATATTTGTTGATGAGGGACAAACAGTAAAAAAAGGACAAGTATTAGCAAAACTCAATCTTTCTGAAATTCAAGCACAGGTAAATCAAGCAAAACTTGGTTTAGAAAAAGCCAAACGTGATTTTAAAAGAGCAAATAATCTTTACAAAGACAGTGTTGCTACTCTTGAACAATTACAAAATGCTACAACTGCTCTAAATATTGCAAAATCAAATGTTGAAATAGCAGAATTTAATTTACAATTTTCAACAATCAAAGCTCCTTCAAATGGCAAAATTTTAAAACGTATTGCCGAGAAAAACGAAATCATTGGTTCCGGATATCCTGTATTTTTTTTCGGCTCAACTGAAAACGATTGGGTGGTAAGAGTAAATATTACCGATAAGGATATTTTTTTAATTAAACTTAAGGACAATGCTGAAATAAAATTTGATGCTTATACCAATAAAATATTTCCAGCTACTGTCTCAGAAATAGGAAATTCAGCAGACCCTTACACAGGAACTTATGAAGTTGAATTAACATTAAAACCAACAAACACAAAATTTGCTTCAGGATTAATCGCAAGGGTTGATATTTTTCCTTTGAATAAAGAAAAGTATTGTTTAGTGCCAATTAATGCATTAATAGAAGGTTCGGAAACAATCGGCTATATTTATAAGGTAATAAACAGCAAGCCTGAAAAACTAAAAATCGAAATTCACCATATTGATAATGAGTTTTTATATGTAAGTAAAGGTATAAATCCAGGAACCGAAATCATTATCGAAGGGGTTAATTATATTGATAATGGTTCTGAGGTCGAAATAGTTAATTAG
- a CDS encoding GxxExxY protein — MDYNKLTQKIIAAAIEVHKELGPGLLESVYEYCLIEELKDKGINVKSQVKLPIVYKGKTLDKTFYIDLLVEDKIVVELKAVEIILPVHEVQLVTYLKLADKRLGLLINFNVPLLKDGIRRKVNKFIED, encoded by the coding sequence ATGGATTATAATAAATTGACACAAAAAATAATTGCAGCAGCAATTGAAGTTCATAAAGAATTAGGACCTGGTTTATTAGAATCAGTTTATGAATATTGCTTAATAGAAGAACTTAAAGATAAGGGAATAAATGTAAAAAGTCAGGTAAAGCTACCAATTGTATATAAAGGTAAAACCTTAGATAAAACTTTTTATATAGACCTACTTGTTGAAGATAAGATAGTTGTCGAATTAAAAGCTGTGGAAATAATTTTGCCGGTTCATGAAGTTCAATTAGTAACATATTTAAAATTAGCTGATAAAAGATTAGGACTATTAATAAATTTTAATGTCCCACTTTTAAAGGATGGAATAAGGCGAAAAGTAAATAAATTTATTGAAGACTGA